The genome window TTACTTCTCTAAGTCTGCCTATCTCTTTAAGGGTATTAGGAGCATTGTGGCAATCTATCACATGAACTTGTCTGTTAGCTTTAAAAGTTCTACATAGCAATGTAGATTCTGTAAGTTCTTTTTCAATAAGTGATTTTTCTATCGGAGGAATTATTTCTTTCATTGTCGTATTGTTTATCGTTATGTGGTAAATTTCCAATGCAAATTACGGTATAAATTTACCATCGGGGTTATTTTTTAAGCTATATACAAATTCTTTTACCTTTTGAGCCCATTCATTATCATTGTACCTGTTATCAAATGTAGTGTACGGTATTGGCGAGCCAAAAGTAATTGAAAAATGCTTACCTTTTTGTTTATACATTTCGTCGGGCAAATATATCATTTCAATATTAGCTTTAATACCTAATTTCTTTCTCATCGAAGCTATATTGTAAAACTTTTTGGAATTAACCGCATCTATGTAGCAAGGGATAACATCTCGCTTGTGGGTAACGGCTTTTTTAATAAAAGTTTTCTTCCATTGCAAGTCGCAAATAATCTTATTTTGTTTTCTTGAGCATATGCCGGCAGGGAAGTACAAAATAGTTTTGTCGGAAGCAAAAGTGTCTTCTATGCTTTTTATGTTGTCTTTGTTGCTTCCGTGCTTGTTTATGGGAATAAACAACTCGCTAAGGTTATCTAAATTCATAAGCAAGTCGTTGACCGGAAAAACAATGTTTTTGTTTTTTTTGCCGACAACCCATAGCAAGGCTATGCCATCTAAGCCGCCCAAAGGGTGATTGCCGGCTATAATGTAGCGTTCGTTGGCTTTTATATTGTCAATTCCGTAATAATCAACCTCAGCTCCAAATTCGGTAATTATGGCATTCACAAAGTCGTGACCATGCAAATGCTTATTTCGCGATATAAAATCGTTTATTTCGTCCTGATGTATTATTTTTTTCAACCTATTGACTACAAATTTTGGTAGCCATTTGTGCAAAGTAGG of Lentimicrobiaceae bacterium contains these proteins:
- a CDS encoding 1-acyl-sn-glycerol-3-phosphate acyltransferase yields the protein MAIDNEIKTQNESKLIDVDEVILSKSPTLHKWLPKFVVNRLKKIIHQDEINDFISRNKHLHGHDFVNAIITEFGAEVDYYGIDNIKANERYIIAGNHPLGGLDGIALLWVVGKKNKNIVFPVNDLLMNLDNLSELFIPINKHGSNKDNIKSIEDTFASDKTILYFPAGICSRKQNKIICDLQWKKTFIKKAVTHKRDVIPCYIDAVNSKKFYNIASMRKKLGIKANIEMIYLPDEMYKQKGKHFSITFGSPIPYTTFDNRYNDNEWAQKVKEFVYSLKNNPDGKFIP